In one window of Bacteroidota bacterium DNA:
- a CDS encoding SAM-dependent methyltransferase has translation MPDNVNSIIAIPGSFRDPDGRVFLRENILYRSVAFSYKENYLQLIRSGLYSKLTALGFLIHHDEVDVSPDATEYFKLLKPKRIKFISYPYEWSFNQLKDAAFLVLEIQRIALAHGMTLKDSSAFNIQFNEGKPVLIDTLSFEICKEGEPWVAYKQFCQHFLAPLALMSFKDPRLIQLFKNNLDGIPLDLAASLLPAGSRFNTGILIHIHLHLVGQNKFSEKKIDRNSGKKKFSRNAFSGLVESLGKAIAGLRSPGHVASWYNYYADIELPGAYIPEKIKMVNNYCEQVSPHCVWDLGANTGVFSKLDSLKNSFVVSMDSSYECVDKIYTDCRENGSTNILPLVIDVMNPSPGLGWENKERDPVFKRGAADLVMALALVHHLAITNNLPLNRIASFFNDITKHLVIEFVPKEDANAQKLFRSKADIIPDYTVENFEAEFSNYFAIKEKIKLAGTERVLYLMRRITD, from the coding sequence ATGCCCGATAATGTCAATTCTATTATTGCGATCCCGGGCTCATTCCGTGATCCGGATGGCCGGGTTTTTTTAAGAGAGAATATCCTGTACCGCTCGGTTGCCTTTTCCTACAAAGAGAATTATTTACAACTTATCCGATCAGGACTTTATTCAAAGCTTACCGCTCTGGGTTTCCTTATTCATCATGATGAGGTTGATGTTTCACCGGACGCCACGGAATATTTTAAACTCTTAAAGCCGAAAAGAATAAAGTTTATTTCCTATCCGTATGAATGGTCGTTCAATCAATTGAAAGATGCGGCTTTTCTCGTCCTTGAAATACAGAGGATAGCACTGGCGCATGGCATGACATTGAAAGACAGCAGCGCTTTTAATATACAGTTTAATGAGGGCAAACCTGTTTTGATCGACACACTGTCATTTGAGATCTGCAAGGAAGGAGAGCCCTGGGTGGCTTACAAACAATTTTGCCAGCATTTTTTAGCTCCGCTGGCTTTAATGAGTTTTAAAGATCCGCGGCTCATTCAGCTGTTCAAAAACAACCTGGATGGGATCCCGCTTGACCTGGCCGCTTCATTACTTCCTGCAGGCAGCCGGTTTAACACAGGTATTCTTATACATATTCACCTCCATTTGGTTGGTCAAAATAAATTTTCTGAGAAAAAGATTGATAGAAACTCAGGGAAGAAAAAATTCAGCCGGAACGCATTTAGTGGGTTGGTTGAAAGTCTTGGTAAAGCAATTGCAGGGTTAAGATCTCCGGGGCATGTTGCTTCCTGGTACAACTATTATGCTGATATTGAATTGCCCGGAGCGTACATCCCGGAAAAGATCAAAATGGTTAATAATTACTGTGAACAAGTAAGTCCCCATTGTGTCTGGGATCTCGGGGCAAATACAGGCGTTTTCAGCAAACTGGATTCTCTTAAAAACAGCTTCGTGGTATCGATGGATAGTTCATATGAGTGCGTGGATAAAATATATACTGATTGCAGGGAGAATGGGAGTACCAATATTTTGCCTTTGGTGATAGATGTTATGAACCCCAGCCCAGGTCTGGGCTGGGAGAACAAGGAGCGGGATCCTGTTTTTAAAAGAGGAGCCGCTGATCTGGTAATGGCATTGGCTCTCGTCCACCACCTGGCGATCACAAATAATTTACCTTTAAACAGAATAGCATCCTTTTTCAACGACATAACAAAACATCTTGTGATTGAGTTTGTACCAAAGGAGGATGCGAATGCGCAAAAATTATTCAGGTCTAAAGCGGACATTATACCAGATTATACTGTTGAGAACTTTGAAGCTGAATTTTCTAATTATTTTGCGATCAAAGAAAAAATAAAACTAGCAGGCACTGAAAGGGTCTTGTATTTAATGCGTCGCATAACCGATTGA
- a CDS encoding T9SS type A sorting domain-containing protein translates to MKKLFLLTAAVVFAELSAYSQCGTIEVPLSEKIEASRVIFEGSVVRKSSFWNTEHTNIYTSNIIEVYKVLKGTISGTRVELVTEGGVVGTEMEIVTPGIELNENETGLFFVQPSSVTNSITAMPANLKFEPAVNVQSFIKYDLVDRVATDAHKVYTDVEKELYGVIKNKSGQDHKVIKQFNISQTKNAAKTSSAPVISSFSPTTITAGTLSVLTINGSGFGTNSGSAKVEFKNADDGGSSYNTVPASNISSWSDGQIQVMVPSKAGTGTFRVTDNTGSSIVSNNSLTITYDQMTYHDGSKENRLNLTNQNTTGGYTFQYNSSFKTNTAAVAAFERALKTWRCATLCNYTIGNTTTSVGCQGQDGVNIVSFDNGCILGGSLLGKTFTFYSACTKNSVSYWILKEVDIQFAASAAGGSWNYGPGATSGTKVYDFESTALHEIAHAQLEAHVINIPKLMHWTRNAATDVRTLDAAIDIACNNDNIARSLTNNPCGATGHVKISAGVCSVIGIDESTANNPGVSIYPHPFDNSATLSLDPELLRSAGPVSLALFDIIGNQARVPVNISSENYVLSRDGLSNGVYFYQLKNEEKVFATGKLILTGSR, encoded by the coding sequence TATTCACAATGCGGTACCATAGAAGTTCCCTTATCTGAAAAGATTGAGGCTTCACGGGTCATTTTTGAAGGAAGTGTTGTGCGTAAAAGCTCATTCTGGAATACGGAACATACCAATATATATACTTCAAATATCATTGAAGTGTATAAGGTGCTTAAAGGCACTATTTCCGGAACCCGGGTTGAATTGGTAACGGAGGGTGGAGTTGTTGGTACGGAGATGGAAATAGTAACCCCAGGCATAGAGCTAAATGAAAATGAGACGGGCCTTTTTTTCGTACAGCCCTCATCAGTAACAAATTCGATAACCGCAATGCCGGCAAACCTGAAATTTGAACCGGCTGTGAATGTGCAAAGTTTTATAAAATACGACTTGGTGGACCGGGTTGCAACAGATGCCCATAAAGTCTATACAGATGTGGAAAAGGAGTTGTATGGCGTTATTAAAAATAAGTCCGGACAGGATCATAAGGTAATAAAGCAATTCAATATCAGTCAGACAAAAAACGCAGCCAAAACTTCTTCGGCTCCTGTTATTTCGTCGTTTTCACCGACAACAATCACTGCGGGCACATTAAGTGTTTTAACTATTAATGGTTCCGGTTTTGGCACAAACTCCGGATCTGCAAAAGTGGAATTTAAAAATGCTGATGACGGGGGTTCTTCATACAATACAGTTCCCGCATCGAATATTTCTTCATGGTCAGACGGCCAGATCCAGGTAATGGTTCCTTCAAAAGCAGGTACTGGCACGTTCAGAGTAACAGATAATACCGGTTCTTCCATTGTATCAAACAATTCATTAACTATTACTTATGATCAGATGACATATCATGATGGATCAAAAGAAAACCGGTTAAATTTAACCAATCAGAATACAACAGGTGGCTATACGTTTCAATATAATTCCTCTTTCAAAACAAATACTGCAGCGGTAGCGGCTTTTGAAAGAGCATTAAAGACGTGGAGGTGCGCCACTTTATGTAATTATACGATCGGCAATACAACTACCTCTGTGGGTTGCCAGGGTCAGGATGGAGTCAACATTGTTAGTTTTGATAATGGCTGCATATTAGGGGGTAGTTTACTGGGAAAAACATTTACTTTTTATTCCGCATGTACAAAAAATTCAGTCAGCTATTGGATCCTGAAGGAAGTTGATATTCAATTTGCCGCTTCTGCCGCCGGAGGATCCTGGAATTATGGTCCCGGAGCCACTTCAGGCACCAAAGTATACGATTTTGAATCTACCGCTTTGCACGAAATTGCACACGCCCAGTTGGAAGCGCATGTAATAAATATTCCTAAACTAATGCACTGGACCAGGAATGCCGCGACGGATGTTCGCACACTGGATGCCGCTATTGACATAGCTTGTAATAATGATAATATCGCACGGTCGCTTACCAATAACCCCTGCGGAGCTACCGGGCATGTTAAAATCAGTGCGGGGGTTTGTTCGGTAATTGGTATCGATGAATCCACCGCAAATAACCCGGGGGTAAGCATATATCCGCATCCATTCGATAATTCAGCTACATTGAGCTTAGATCCTGAATTGCTGCGGTCTGCCGGTCCGGTTTCATTGGCTTTATTTGATATCATCGGTAATCAGGCGAGGGTACCAGTCAATATCAGTTCTGAAAATTATGTATTGTCCCGTGATGGTCTTTCCAATGGCGTATATTTTTACCAATTGAAAAATGAGGAAAAAGTTTTTGCTACCGGAAAATTAATTCTGACGGGAAGCAGGTAA
- the purN gene encoding phosphoribosylglycinamide formyltransferase — translation MKNIAVFASGEGTNAQQLINHFRSSDLARVALIVTNNPKAHVIERAKASHIPHLLIDKKTFSETTFLPGELKKYNIDLIALAGFLWLIPAYLNKVFHNKIVNIHPALLPKYGGKGMYGANVHKAVIAGNEKESGITIHYVNENYDEGEIILQVKCDVTQTDTPETLAAKIHKLEHEYYAKTIEKLLK, via the coding sequence ATGAAAAATATAGCGGTATTCGCTTCCGGGGAAGGCACAAATGCTCAACAGCTGATCAATCATTTCAGATCAAGTGATCTGGCCCGTGTGGCATTGATCGTAACCAACAATCCTAAAGCCCATGTGATAGAAAGAGCCAAGGCTTCACACATACCTCACCTGTTGATCGACAAGAAAACTTTTTCCGAAACCACATTTTTGCCTGGTGAATTAAAAAAATATAACATTGATCTTATCGCGCTTGCCGGATTCCTGTGGTTGATACCGGCCTATTTAAACAAAGTTTTTCACAACAAAATTGTAAACATTCATCCCGCATTACTTCCAAAATATGGCGGGAAGGGGATGTACGGGGCTAACGTTCATAAAGCAGTTATTGCAGGCAATGAAAAGGAAAGCGGCATAACCATCCATTACGTGAATGAAAACTACGATGAAGGAGAAATTATTTTACAAGTGAAATGTGACGTGACTCAAACGGATACTCCTGAAACACTCGCCGCTAAAATTCACAAGCTGGAACATGAATATTACGCAAAGACAATAGAGAAGTTATTGAAATAA
- a CDS encoding sulfatase-like hydrolase/transferase → MRIIESVKAVIFRYPILSSLLFTAFFVVAGFHEMQDYLNPGSLIGPLAGMLIFVSAFFFVCKKITGNSIKPALITTAILMPVLFFGFASDLFPGAAVCQSVLRYRYILILFPTLIIFFVVKIIKSRRTFVRFNQFLFSFAFFLLFTELIKIAYYPFGNKAWNDYTYADEQVDLPVTLPAGLPNVYYLLFDMHTGSESLKKYWDYADTSFVKQLESRNFYVVKNARSNYNFTLYSLASAFSMQHLNKLPEYKQGIGARINSLGKVIRENKAAGLFHTLGYDIINLSPFDLCAQPRLYTRYYTFSLSRYLWRKTFPGKVLTDLSLGFGKVIDNFFQEEDNVAGNKRVLTKLNEFIEGSKENKKATFVYAHFLLPHYPYHYNRKGELRAIESDSIGDKEKYLDQLIYTDDLIMKITDSILANSAVPPVIIIQGDHGFNMLGGSDKINEANSILNAIHLPREFNNKVPATITPVNTFRFVFNSVFGFHFKQEEDRLYYVNENTFDCTEIK, encoded by the coding sequence ATGAGAATAATTGAGAGCGTAAAGGCTGTTATTTTCAGGTATCCGATCTTATCTTCGCTTCTTTTTACCGCGTTTTTTGTTGTTGCCGGCTTTCATGAAATGCAGGACTACCTTAATCCAGGCTCGTTGATTGGGCCTTTGGCAGGGATGCTGATCTTTGTTTCAGCATTTTTCTTTGTATGTAAAAAGATAACGGGGAATAGTATTAAGCCGGCGCTCATAACAACTGCTATTCTCATGCCCGTTCTTTTTTTTGGTTTTGCATCCGACTTGTTTCCGGGAGCCGCGGTCTGCCAATCTGTTTTACGATACAGGTATATATTAATTCTTTTTCCCACACTCATTATTTTTTTTGTGGTAAAAATTATAAAGAGCAGGAGAACATTCGTACGTTTCAATCAATTCCTTTTTTCTTTTGCTTTTTTTCTTTTGTTTACAGAGCTTATCAAAATCGCTTATTACCCCTTTGGCAATAAAGCGTGGAATGACTATACGTATGCGGATGAGCAGGTCGATCTTCCTGTAACCCTTCCCGCCGGTTTGCCAAATGTATATTACCTGTTGTTTGATATGCATACCGGGTCAGAGAGTCTGAAAAAATATTGGGATTACGCGGATACATCTTTCGTGAAACAGCTCGAATCCAGGAATTTTTATGTGGTTAAAAATGCCCGAAGCAATTACAATTTCACACTATACTCACTTGCCTCCGCCTTTAGTATGCAGCACTTAAACAAACTACCTGAATACAAACAGGGGATAGGGGCCCGCATAAATTCTTTAGGCAAGGTGATAAGAGAAAACAAAGCGGCAGGATTATTTCATACTTTGGGTTATGATATAATTAACCTTTCGCCGTTTGATTTATGTGCGCAGCCGAGGTTATATACCCGCTATTATACGTTTTCCCTGAGCAGGTACCTGTGGAGGAAAACTTTTCCCGGCAAGGTGTTAACGGACCTGTCATTGGGGTTTGGGAAAGTTATTGATAATTTTTTTCAGGAGGAAGACAATGTGGCTGGTAATAAGCGTGTGCTTACAAAACTGAATGAATTTATTGAAGGATCAAAAGAGAACAAGAAGGCTACATTTGTTTATGCACATTTTTTGTTGCCGCACTATCCCTATCATTATAATAGGAAGGGAGAGTTAAGGGCAATTGAAAGCGACAGCATCGGAGATAAGGAAAAGTATTTGGACCAATTGATCTATACCGATGATCTGATAATGAAAATTACGGATTCGATTCTTGCGAATTCCGCTGTTCCGCCTGTGATCATTATCCAGGGCGACCATGGTTTTAATATGCTTGGCGGAAGTGATAAAATAAATGAAGCAAACAGCATTTTAAATGCTATCCATCTTCCCCGGGAATTCAACAATAAAGTACCTGCAACAATAACACCTGTAAATACATTCCGGTTTGTGTTCAACTCCGTGTTCGGATTTCATTTTAAACAGGAGGAAGACAGGTTATATTATGTGAACGAGAATACATTTGATTGTACGGAGATAAAATAG